In a single window of the Flavivirga spongiicola genome:
- a CDS encoding MGMT family protein yields MKRETLNFFDKVYEVAKLIPYGRVTSYGAIANYLGAARSARMVGYAMNGAGGKDVPAHRVVNRKGLLTGKHHFDGTNLMQQLLESEGVKVVDHQIQDFDKVFWNPNEIE; encoded by the coding sequence ATGAAACGAGAAACCCTCAATTTTTTCGATAAAGTTTACGAGGTTGCCAAACTCATCCCTTATGGTAGAGTAACAAGTTATGGTGCTATTGCTAACTATTTGGGAGCAGCGAGGAGTGCACGTATGGTAGGTTATGCTATGAACGGTGCTGGAGGGAAAGATGTTCCTGCGCATCGTGTTGTAAATAGGAAGGGCTTATTAACAGGTAAACATCATTTTGATGGAACGAATCTTATGCAACAATTATTAGAAAGCGAAGGTGTTAAAGTTGTTGATCACCAAATACAGGATTTTGATAAGGTTTTTTGGAACCCTAACGAAATTGAATAG
- a CDS encoding lysine transporter LysE, with the protein MNITFIFILGLFIALIGVIPPGLLNMTAAKISLKEGHARGIMFSIGVCVIVLLQTYVAAVFARYLSKHLEVVDILQRVAFVIFVLITIYFLLIAKSNPQQQIEPQMRSKHSRFFQGMFLSAINVFPIPYQAYMTITLASFGWMSFDQTRIISYVAGAAMGTFVMLYMYIFFFDKIKGKSFTSQKNMNYVIGGITGVISIITLINIIKEL; encoded by the coding sequence GTGAACATAACTTTTATCTTCATTTTAGGATTATTCATAGCTTTAATAGGGGTTATTCCTCCAGGGTTGTTAAATATGACGGCTGCTAAAATAAGTTTAAAAGAAGGTCACGCAAGAGGTATTATGTTTTCTATTGGTGTTTGCGTTATTGTTTTACTTCAAACTTATGTTGCTGCTGTTTTTGCAAGATATTTAAGTAAACATTTAGAAGTCGTAGACATTCTACAACGCGTAGCGTTCGTTATTTTTGTATTAATAACTATCTATTTTTTACTTATTGCGAAATCGAACCCTCAACAACAAATTGAACCACAAATGCGTAGTAAGCATAGTCGGTTTTTTCAAGGCATGTTTCTCTCGGCAATAAATGTGTTTCCTATTCCTTATCAAGCTTATATGACGATCACATTGGCGTCTTTTGGATGGATGTCTTTTGATCAAACCAGGATAATATCTTATGTAGCGGGAGCAGCCATGGGAACTTTTGTTATGTTATATATGTATATTTTCTTTTTTGATAAAATAAAAGGAAAATCGTTTACATCTCAAAAAAACATGAATTATGTCATTGGCGGTATTACAGGCGTTATTTCAATTATCACACTAATCAATATAATCAAGGAATTGTAG